One part of the Methylobacterium mesophilicum SR1.6/6 genome encodes these proteins:
- a CDS encoding ABC-F family ATP-binding cassette domain-containing protein, with amino-acid sequence MIRLDKITKQNGRQLVFIEASAALQRGEKVGLVGPNGAGKTTLFRMIIGQEQPDEGQVAADRGITIGYFSQDVGEMSGRSVVTEVMDGAGPVSAVAAELAELGAALADPDRADEMDALVERYGEVQARFEELDGYALEGRAREVLDGLSFSQEMMDGDVGALSGGWKMRVALARILLMRPDVMLLDEPSNHLDIESLIWLESFLKGYDGALLMTSHDREFMNRIVTKVIEIDGGALTSYSGDYAFYEGQRKLNEAQQQAQFERQQAMLAKEIAFIERFKARASHAAQVQSRVKKLDKIERVEPPRRRQSVAFEFQPAPRSGDDVVMLKGVHKRYGSRTIYEGLDFSVRRRERWCVMGINGAGKSTLLKLVTGTTAPDDGSVTVGGSVKLGYFAQHAMDLLDGDRTVFQTLEEAFPQAGQGSLRALAGCFGFSGDDVEKRCRVLSGGEKARLVMALMLYDPPNFLVLDEPTNHLDMGTKEMLIEALATYEGTMLFVSHDRHFLAALSNRVLEVTPEGIHQYGGGYTEYVARTGQEAPGLRS; translated from the coding sequence ATGATACGCCTCGACAAGATCACCAAGCAGAACGGGCGGCAGCTCGTCTTCATCGAGGCCTCGGCCGCCCTGCAGCGGGGCGAGAAGGTCGGGCTGGTCGGCCCGAACGGGGCCGGCAAGACCACCCTGTTCCGGATGATCATCGGCCAGGAGCAGCCCGACGAGGGGCAGGTCGCCGCCGACCGGGGCATCACGATCGGCTATTTCAGCCAGGATGTCGGCGAGATGTCGGGCCGCAGCGTCGTCACCGAGGTGATGGACGGGGCCGGCCCGGTGAGCGCGGTGGCGGCCGAACTCGCCGAGCTCGGCGCCGCCTTGGCCGATCCGGACCGCGCCGACGAGATGGACGCCCTGGTCGAGCGCTACGGCGAGGTCCAGGCCCGGTTCGAGGAGCTCGACGGCTACGCCCTGGAGGGCCGGGCCCGCGAGGTGCTCGACGGCCTGAGCTTCAGCCAGGAGATGATGGACGGCGATGTCGGCGCGCTCTCGGGCGGCTGGAAGATGCGCGTGGCCCTCGCCCGCATCCTGCTGATGCGCCCGGACGTCATGCTCCTCGACGAGCCGTCCAACCACCTCGACATCGAGAGCCTGATCTGGCTCGAATCGTTCCTGAAGGGCTATGACGGCGCCCTGCTGATGACCTCGCACGACCGCGAGTTCATGAACCGCATCGTCACCAAGGTCATCGAGATCGACGGCGGCGCGCTCACCTCCTACTCGGGCGACTACGCCTTCTACGAGGGCCAGCGGAAGCTCAACGAGGCGCAGCAGCAGGCCCAGTTCGAGCGCCAGCAGGCGATGCTGGCGAAGGAGATCGCCTTCATCGAGCGGTTCAAGGCCCGGGCCTCCCACGCCGCGCAGGTGCAGAGCCGGGTGAAGAAGCTCGACAAGATCGAGCGCGTGGAGCCGCCCCGGCGGCGGCAATCGGTGGCCTTCGAGTTCCAGCCGGCGCCGCGCTCGGGCGACGACGTCGTGATGCTGAAAGGCGTCCACAAGCGCTATGGCAGCCGCACCATCTACGAGGGGCTCGACTTCTCGGTCCGGCGCAGGGAGCGCTGGTGCGTGATGGGGATCAACGGCGCCGGCAAGTCGACGCTGCTGAAGCTCGTGACCGGCACCACGGCCCCCGACGACGGCTCGGTCACGGTCGGCGGCAGCGTCAAGCTCGGCTACTTCGCGCAGCACGCCATGGACCTGCTCGACGGCGACCGCACCGTGTTCCAGACCCTGGAGGAGGCCTTCCCGCAGGCCGGGCAGGGATCGCTGCGGGCGCTCGCCGGCTGCTTCGGCTTCTCGGGAGACGACGTCGAGAAGCGCTGCCGGGTGCTCTCGGGCGGCGAGAAGGCCCGGCTGGTCATGGCGTTGATGCTCTACGACCCGCCGAACTTCCTGGTGCTCGACGAGCCGACCAACCACCTCGACATGGGCACCAAGGAGATGCTGATCGAGGCGCTGGCCACTTACGAGGGCACGATGCTGTTCGTGTCCCACGACCGGCATTTCCTGGCGGCCCTGTCGAACCGGGTGCTGGAGGTCACGCCGGAGGGGATCCACCAGTACGGCGGCGGCTACACCGAGTACGTGGCCCGCACCGGCCAGGAGGCGCCGGGCCTGCGGAGCTGA
- the mnmE gene encoding tRNA uridine-5-carboxymethylaminomethyl(34) synthesis GTPase MnmE, with product MTTSETLFAPASGFGRAAVAVVRISGPAAWDVLVALSGAVPAARRLSLRTLRDPADGTELDRALVAWFPGPETYSGEDMAELHLHGGPAVRMGVLAALARLPGCRAAGPGAFTRRAVLNGRMDLAEAEAVADLIDAETEGQRRQALRQLDGALSRQVAAWRAEAIDCLASAEAALDFSDEGDVDEAGLDVALFDRAAALRDTIVTALRDGRRGERLRDGFTVVLAGAPNAGKSTLLNALSRRDVAIVSEIPGTTRDAIEVRLDLAGLPVLLVDTAGLRVTDEPVEAAGILRTRARIEAADLILVLVPPDGSPPDLGPVVTPTLTVHTKADLFAGSSSLGAGGALCVSARTGLGLQALIDAVQAEAENGLGHGDALITRARHRAALEACVEHLDRMLAGAGGLPELAAEDLRLAVRALGEVAGHVGVEDVLDRLFAGFCIGK from the coding sequence ATGACGACATCTGAAACCCTGTTCGCGCCCGCCAGCGGGTTCGGTCGCGCCGCCGTGGCGGTGGTCCGGATCAGTGGGCCGGCCGCCTGGGACGTCCTCGTCGCCTTGAGCGGCGCTGTCCCGGCCGCCCGGCGCCTGTCGCTCCGGACCCTTCGCGACCCGGCGGACGGGACCGAACTCGATCGCGCCCTGGTGGCGTGGTTCCCCGGACCGGAGACCTACAGCGGCGAGGATATGGCCGAGCTGCACCTCCACGGTGGTCCGGCGGTCCGCATGGGGGTTCTGGCGGCGCTGGCGCGCCTGCCGGGCTGCCGCGCCGCCGGCCCGGGCGCCTTCACGCGGCGGGCGGTGCTGAACGGCCGGATGGACCTCGCCGAGGCCGAGGCAGTGGCCGACCTCATCGATGCCGAGACGGAGGGTCAGCGCCGTCAAGCCCTGCGCCAGCTCGACGGCGCCCTCAGCCGTCAGGTTGCCGCCTGGCGGGCGGAGGCGATCGACTGCCTGGCCTCCGCCGAGGCGGCCCTCGATTTCTCCGACGAGGGCGACGTGGACGAGGCCGGGCTGGACGTCGCCCTGTTCGACCGCGCCGCCGCCCTGCGTGACACGATCGTGACGGCGTTGCGCGACGGACGGCGGGGCGAGCGCCTGCGCGACGGCTTCACGGTGGTGCTTGCGGGCGCGCCGAATGCCGGCAAATCGACCCTGCTGAACGCCCTGAGCCGACGGGACGTCGCCATCGTCTCGGAGATCCCCGGTACGACCCGCGACGCGATCGAGGTGCGGCTGGATCTCGCCGGCCTGCCGGTCCTCCTCGTCGATACGGCGGGCCTGCGCGTGACCGATGAGCCGGTGGAGGCCGCCGGTATCCTCCGGACACGCGCCCGGATCGAGGCCGCCGACCTGATCCTGGTGCTGGTGCCACCCGACGGGTCACCGCCCGACCTCGGACCGGTAGTGACCCCGACCCTCACGGTGCACACCAAAGCCGATCTTTTTGCCGGCTCATCATCATTGGGTGCGGGCGGTGCGCTCTGCGTCTCGGCCCGTACGGGCCTGGGTCTCCAGGCCCTGATTGACGCCGTGCAGGCCGAGGCCGAGAACGGTCTCGGCCATGGCGACGCGCTGATCACCCGCGCGCGTCACCGCGCGGCGCTCGAAGCCTGCGTGGAGCACCTCGACCGCATGCTCGCCGGCGCCGGCGGACTGCCGGAGCTCGCCGCCGAGGATCTGCGTCTCGCCGTCCGCGCCCTCGGGGAGGTCGCCGGCCATGTCGGTGTCGAGGACGTGCTCGATCGATTATTTGCCGGCTTCTGTATCGGCAAGTAG